A genomic region of Anas acuta chromosome 1, bAnaAcu1.1, whole genome shotgun sequence contains the following coding sequences:
- the HMGB1 gene encoding high mobility group protein B1 produces MGKGDPKKPRGKMSSYAFFVQTCREEHKKKHPDASVNFSEFSKKCSERWKTMSSKEKGKFEDMAKADKLRYEKEMKNYVPPKGETKKKFKDPNAPKRPPSAFFLFCSEFRPKIKGEHPGLSIGDVAKKLGEMWNNTAADDKQPYEKKAAKLKEKYEKDIAAYRAKGKVDAGKKVVAKAEKSKKKKEEEEDEDEDEEDEDDEEEEEEEDEDDDDDE; encoded by the exons ATGGGCAAAGGCGATCCTAAGAAGCCGAGAGGTAAAATGTCTTCATACGCCTTCTTTGTGCAAACCTGCCGGGAGGAGCACAAGAAGAAACATCCAGATGCTTCAGTGAACTTTTCAGAGTTCTCAAAAAAATGCTCAGAACGATGGAAG ACTATGTCTTCTAAGGAGAAAGGGAAGTTTGAAGATATGGCAAAGGCTGACAAGCTTcgttatgaaaaagaaatgaaaaactatgTACCACCTAagggggaaacaaaaaagaagttCAAGGATCCAAATGCACCGAAGAGGCCTCC TTcggcttttttcttgttttgctctgaGTTTCGTCCAAAAATCAAAGGAGAACATCCTGGTCTGTCCATTGGGGACGTCGCAAAGAAACTGGGAGAGATGTGGAACAACACCGCTGCAGATGATAAACAGCCTTACGAAAAAAAGGCTGCCAAACTGAAGGAGAAGTATGAGAAG GATATCGCTGCATACCGGGCCAAAGGGAAGGTTGATGCAGGCAAAAAAGTAGTTGCCAAGGCTgagaagagcaagaagaagaaggaggaggaggaagacgaggatgaagatgaggaggatgaagatgatgaagaagaggaagaagaggaggacgaagatgatgatgatgatgaataA